A window from Solidesulfovibrio sp. encodes these proteins:
- a CDS encoding transglycosylase SLT domain-containing protein has protein sequence MALALASPPAFAAAGQAWDPPQKPAATPLPRSARFGAAVDRTAKSPAGEATPAGYETVLGVNEVLSGKHKEGAARLAAVAGRAGALADVAAYYLGLGRFLSGDAPGAAAALAGLAEAPQASFLGRDAQYLALEAASRAGDNTRALALAEAWLTEADPTLAPEAWLRAAVAANALGQRRKAADFLRHLSLAWPDAQAAQAGNALARAMCGEMGRGEASGGQEGRGPSRTSPKGGGEACYDPDTPANVLLRAEAMVEKGAPEAALKLLEGKWPFDAGQAARAEYVRGKALYRLRRFKAGAEAFARAAGADPAAPLAGWARYHEARCLWRSFEAADLDRMEALLRQVLAAPGRDDPLREVAARHLALLLVERGRFPEALAAAGQLKGLAVSPDLAAQGATLTALLRFVTGDLAGAVADLAAFPERFPEDDWADGARYWRGKALAAQGKPEEAARAYLDVLSRRPNSYYGGRAQAALAAMGRSVGPGVVASPVREGPRCPGRGEPASAPAAAALAKARLLADSGLPALAEMQLDFAARAMPDRADLAMAHIEAAEAMGRRGAVLRTAWRTFGGCLARGTAGDLQPLRQALYPRAHAGLVTAALAGSGIDPDIVSSLIRQESFFDPDVVSGAGAVGLMQLMPDTARAVGAKLGLKVDRQALFDPAVNIRLGVAFFRERVASAGSLSAALAGYNAGQNRAAVWTRGFGGLGEELFTELIPYTETRDYVRRIDANAMMYGRLYGR, from the coding sequence GTGGCCCTTGCCCTCGCCTCGCCGCCGGCTTTCGCCGCCGCCGGACAGGCCTGGGATCCGCCGCAAAAACCGGCCGCCACCCCCCTGCCGCGCTCGGCCAGGTTCGGCGCCGCCGTGGACCGCACGGCCAAATCCCCGGCCGGCGAAGCCACGCCGGCCGGCTACGAGACCGTGCTCGGCGTCAACGAGGTGCTCTCCGGCAAGCACAAGGAAGGCGCGGCCAGGCTCGCCGCCGTGGCCGGCCGGGCCGGGGCGCTGGCCGATGTGGCCGCCTACTACCTGGGCCTTGGCCGTTTCCTGTCCGGCGACGCGCCGGGCGCCGCGGCCGCCCTGGCCGGCCTGGCCGAGGCGCCCCAGGCCTCGTTTCTCGGCCGCGACGCCCAGTACCTGGCCCTGGAGGCCGCCTCCCGGGCCGGCGACAACACGCGCGCCCTGGCCCTGGCCGAGGCCTGGCTGACCGAGGCCGACCCGACGCTGGCTCCGGAAGCCTGGCTGCGGGCCGCGGTTGCCGCCAACGCCTTGGGCCAGCGGCGCAAGGCCGCCGATTTCCTGCGCCACCTGTCGCTCGCCTGGCCCGACGCCCAGGCCGCCCAGGCCGGCAACGCCCTGGCCCGGGCGATGTGCGGGGAGATGGGACGGGGGGAAGCCTCCGGCGGCCAGGAGGGGCGGGGCCCCTCCCGGACCTCCCCGAAAGGGGGGGGAGAGGCGTGCTATGACCCCGATACGCCGGCGAACGTGCTGCTGCGGGCCGAGGCCATGGTGGAGAAGGGCGCGCCCGAAGCGGCGCTCAAACTGCTGGAGGGCAAATGGCCCTTCGACGCCGGCCAGGCCGCCCGGGCCGAATACGTGCGGGGCAAGGCCCTCTACCGCCTGCGCCGGTTCAAGGCCGGGGCCGAGGCGTTTGCCCGGGCGGCCGGGGCCGATCCGGCGGCGCCCTTGGCCGGCTGGGCGCGCTATCACGAGGCGCGCTGCCTGTGGCGGTCCTTCGAGGCCGCCGACCTCGACCGCATGGAGGCGCTGCTGCGCCAGGTCCTGGCCGCGCCCGGGCGCGACGATCCCCTGCGCGAGGTGGCGGCCCGGCACCTGGCCCTGCTGCTGGTCGAGCGCGGCCGCTTTCCCGAGGCCCTGGCCGCCGCCGGCCAGCTCAAGGGGCTGGCCGTCAGCCCGGATTTGGCCGCCCAGGGCGCCACGCTCACGGCGCTGCTGCGCTTCGTCACCGGCGACCTGGCCGGCGCCGTGGCCGATCTGGCCGCCTTCCCCGAGCGCTTTCCCGAGGACGACTGGGCCGACGGGGCGCGCTACTGGCGCGGCAAGGCGCTCGCCGCCCAGGGCAAGCCCGAGGAGGCGGCCAGGGCCTACCTGGACGTCCTGTCCCGGCGGCCCAACAGCTACTACGGCGGCCGGGCCCAGGCCGCCCTGGCGGCCATGGGCCGGTCCGTGGGCCCGGGGGTGGTGGCCTCGCCCGTGCGCGAGGGGCCGCGCTGCCCGGGCCGGGGCGAGCCGGCCTCGGCGCCCGCCGCCGCCGCCCTGGCCAAGGCCCGGCTCCTGGCCGATTCGGGCCTGCCGGCCCTGGCCGAGATGCAGCTCGATTTCGCGGCCAGGGCCATGCCCGACCGGGCCGACCTGGCCATGGCCCACATCGAGGCGGCCGAGGCCATGGGCCGGCGCGGCGCGGTCCTGCGCACGGCCTGGCGCACCTTCGGCGGCTGCCTCGCGCGCGGCACGGCCGGGGATTTGCAGCCCCTGCGCCAGGCGCTTTACCCGCGCGCCCACGCCGGGCTGGTGACCGCCGCCCTGGCCGGCTCGGGCATCGACCCGGACATCGTCTCGTCGCTGATCCGCCAGGAGAGCTTTTTCGATCCGGACGTGGTTTCCGGGGCCGGGGCGGTGGGGCTCATGCAGCTGATGCCGGACACGGCCCGGGCCGTGGGCGCCAAGCTTGGCCTGAAGGTCGATCGCCAGGCGCTGTTCGACCCGGCCGTCAACATCAGGCTCGGGGTGGCCTTTTTCCGGGAGCGCGTGGCCTCGGCCGGCAGCCTTTCCGCGGCCTTGGCCGGCTACAACGCCGGGCAGAACCGGGCGGCGGTCTGGACGCGGGGATTCGGGGGCCTGGGCGAGGAGCTTTTCACGGAACTGATCCCCTACACCGAGACACGGGACTACGTGCGGCGCATCGACGCCAACGCCATGATGTACGGCCGGCTCTACGGGCGCTGA
- a CDS encoding universal stress protein produces MSPQVKTILLAVDFSEAAQYLAEYATLFAKGLEARLLVLYVSPSMNRYASLYVPTENIKALVEQILEGANRVMGEFMAERFLGVAAEGRVEYGYAPEKILETARKASADLIIMGTHGRRGVDRIPFGSVAEKVVKTAKIPVLTVRPA; encoded by the coding sequence ATGTCGCCCCAGGTCAAGACCATCCTGCTGGCCGTGGATTTCTCGGAGGCGGCCCAGTACCTGGCCGAATACGCAACCCTGTTCGCCAAGGGCCTCGAGGCCCGGCTGCTCGTGCTCTACGTCTCGCCGAGCATGAACCGCTACGCCAGCCTGTACGTGCCCACGGAGAACATCAAGGCCCTGGTGGAGCAGATTCTCGAAGGAGCCAACCGGGTCATGGGCGAATTCATGGCCGAGCGGTTCCTGGGCGTCGCGGCCGAGGGCCGGGTGGAATACGGCTACGCCCCGGAAAAGATTCTGGAAACCGCCCGCAAGGCCTCGGCGGACCTGATCATCATGGGCACCCACGGCCGGCGCGGCGTGGACCGCATCCCCTTCGGCTCGGTGGCCGAGAAGGTGGTCAAGACGGCCAAAATCCCGGTCTTGACCGTGCGGCCGGCCTGA
- a CDS encoding glycosyltransferase encodes MAASSRPGRPGRPARLVMLLQDLAFGGTQRQALELAARLDRARFAPEFWMLTGLGDFAPHARAAGIALVWLSSEPTVGLASLGALRKRLAADRPDLLVPLTAVPNIWGRVFGRLAGLKAVIGTCRGGGAIRRQHERFLKGLAAHHIVNSEPLRRELVRLGRPEAAVTCIANGVDTAHFAPPPEELRPVREVVLCPARFCQDKDHETLIQAFAHTVAKRPRAELWLVGDGPLRTRVRTLAARSPARGAIRTYPAAPDPRPFFQQASVVVLSSVREGTPNVLLEAMSMGIPVAATAVGGVPDLVVPGETGLLSPAGDARALGENLARLLADEALRRRFGQAARTRVLERFSMETMVRRHEAVFETVLAETAGR; translated from the coding sequence ATGGCCGCATCCTCCCGCCCGGGCCGCCCGGGCCGTCCGGCCCGCCTGGTCATGCTGCTCCAGGACCTGGCCTTCGGCGGCACCCAGCGCCAGGCCCTGGAACTGGCGGCGAGGCTCGACCGCGCCCGCTTCGCCCCGGAGTTCTGGATGCTCACGGGCCTTGGCGATTTCGCCCCTCATGCCCGGGCGGCCGGCATTGCGCTGGTGTGGCTTTCGTCCGAGCCCACGGTGGGGCTTGCCTCCCTTGGCGCCCTGCGCAAAAGGCTCGCCGCCGACCGGCCGGACCTGCTTGTGCCCCTGACCGCCGTGCCCAACATCTGGGGCCGGGTGTTCGGCCGCCTGGCCGGCCTCAAGGCCGTCATCGGCACCTGCCGGGGCGGCGGGGCCATCAGGCGCCAGCACGAGCGGTTCCTCAAGGGCCTGGCCGCCCACCACATCGTCAACAGCGAACCCCTTCGCCGGGAGCTGGTGCGCCTGGGCCGGCCCGAGGCGGCGGTCACCTGCATCGCCAACGGCGTGGACACGGCCCATTTCGCCCCGCCGCCCGAGGAACTGCGGCCCGTGCGCGAGGTGGTCCTGTGCCCGGCCCGGTTTTGCCAGGACAAGGACCACGAGACCTTGATCCAGGCTTTCGCCCACACGGTGGCCAAGCGCCCCCGGGCCGAGTTGTGGCTGGTGGGCGACGGGCCGCTACGCACGCGGGTACGGACGCTGGCCGCGCGCAGCCCGGCGCGCGGCGCCATCCGCACCTATCCGGCCGCGCCGGACCCCAGGCCCTTTTTCCAGCAGGCCTCGGTGGTGGTGCTGTCCTCGGTGCGCGAGGGCACGCCCAATGTGCTGCTCGAAGCCATGAGCATGGGCATCCCGGTTGCGGCCACGGCCGTGGGCGGCGTGCCCGACCTGGTCGTGCCCGGGGAAACGGGGCTGCTCTCCCCGGCGGGCGACGCCCGGGCCCTGGGCGAAAACCTGGCCCGGCTTCTGGCCGACGAGGCCCTGCGCCGGCGGTTCGGCCAGGCCGCCAGAACACGCGTGCTGGAGCGTTTTTCCATGGAAACGATGGTGCGCCGTCACGAAGCCGTCTTCGAAACGGTGTTGGCCGAAACGGCCGGTCGCTGA
- a CDS encoding chemotaxis protein CheW, producing the protein MADDASRQYLTLTLGGERFALESSAIAEVLDMLPVTWVPLSPGHLRGVVNLRGNAASVVDLRAKLELGETDAATSCLIVVERDFEGETLAIAALADAVHEVVEIPDRDIAPPPDMGLSVPPRFVKGLARLRDAFVMVLDADRLFSLEELAARQRP; encoded by the coding sequence ATGGCCGACGACGCTTCGCGACAATACCTGACCCTGACGCTCGGCGGCGAACGCTTCGCCCTGGAGTCGTCGGCCATTGCCGAGGTGCTGGACATGCTTCCCGTCACCTGGGTGCCGCTTTCCCCCGGCCATCTGCGCGGCGTGGTCAACCTGCGCGGCAACGCCGCCTCGGTGGTGGACCTGCGTGCGAAGCTCGAACTGGGCGAAACGGACGCGGCCACCTCGTGCCTGATCGTGGTCGAACGCGATTTTGAAGGCGAAACGCTCGCCATCGCCGCCCTGGCCGACGCCGTGCACGAGGTGGTGGAGATTCCCGACCGCGACATCGCCCCGCCGCCGGACATGGGGCTGTCCGTGCCGCCCCGCTTCGTCAAGGGGCTGGCCCGCCTGCGCGACGCCTTCGTCATGGTCCTTGACGCCGACCGGCTGTTCTCCCTGGAGGAGCTGGCCGCCCGTCAGCGCCCGTAG
- a CDS encoding radical SAM protein: MSKRSSVALDTIIKQAVKVGRYPWMAGRLAALEKEKIFFSALNPQAELGHARSIRQLSIRITDMCNLRCHTCGQWGDHGFLHGKSLKDLKKQEISPERYLALLEDLARHGHHPSVYLWGGEPTMYDGWLEIVERATELKMPTSIVTNATKLAGAADRLAAAPLFLLQISIDGHSREIQNAARPSASGAGDNYQVIQDALDAVREAKRAHKTKLPLVASLTTISSANVNHLVDIYEAYKDRVDLFVYYLSWWIDEKSAKAHDEDFHRRFGFTPKLHWGWVGDWTIKDHETLDRQLKEVRRRSKGLGKPAVTIIPNITGLADLKEYYTNHEATFGYDRCISIYQAVELDSNGDMSPCRDYHDYIVGNVREKTITELWNSEAYRRFRASLHTEGLMPSCSRCCGLMGY; encoded by the coding sequence ATGAGCAAACGCAGCAGCGTCGCGCTTGACACGATCATCAAACAAGCCGTCAAAGTGGGCCGCTATCCCTGGATGGCCGGCCGGCTGGCGGCGCTGGAAAAAGAGAAAATATTCTTTTCGGCCCTCAATCCCCAGGCCGAACTGGGACATGCCCGCAGCATCCGCCAGCTGTCCATCCGCATCACCGACATGTGCAACCTGCGCTGCCACACCTGCGGCCAGTGGGGGGATCACGGCTTCCTGCACGGCAAGAGCCTCAAGGACCTCAAGAAACAGGAAATTTCACCGGAACGCTACCTGGCGTTGCTCGAAGACCTGGCCCGCCACGGCCACCATCCCTCGGTCTACCTCTGGGGCGGCGAGCCGACCATGTACGACGGCTGGCTGGAGATCGTCGAACGGGCGACGGAACTCAAGATGCCGACGTCCATCGTCACCAACGCCACCAAGCTCGCCGGCGCCGCCGACCGGCTGGCCGCCGCGCCCCTGTTTCTGCTCCAGATCTCCATCGACGGCCATTCCCGCGAGATCCAGAACGCCGCCCGCCCCTCGGCCAGCGGCGCCGGCGACAACTACCAGGTCATCCAGGATGCCCTGGACGCCGTCCGGGAAGCCAAGCGGGCCCACAAGACGAAACTGCCCCTGGTGGCGTCCCTGACCACCATATCCAGCGCCAACGTCAACCATCTGGTGGATATCTACGAGGCCTACAAGGACCGGGTCGACCTGTTCGTCTACTACCTGTCCTGGTGGATCGACGAGAAAAGCGCCAAAGCCCACGACGAGGACTTCCACCGCCGCTTCGGCTTCACGCCCAAGCTGCATTGGGGCTGGGTCGGCGATTGGACCATCAAGGACCACGAGACCCTCGACAGGCAGCTCAAGGAAGTCCGGCGCCGCTCCAAGGGCCTGGGCAAGCCGGCCGTCACCATCATCCCCAACATCACCGGCCTGGCCGACCTCAAGGAATACTACACCAACCACGAGGCCACTTTCGGCTACGACCGCTGCATCTCCATCTACCAGGCCGTGGAGCTCGATTCCAACGGCGACATGTCGCCGTGTCGCGACTACCACGATTACATCGTCGGCAACGTGCGGGAGAAAACCATCACCGAGCTGTGGAACTCCGAGGCCTACCGCCGTTTCCGGGCGAGCCTGCACACCGAGGGGCTCATGCCCTCGTGCTCCCGCTGCTGCGGCCTGATGGGGTATTGA